One Chordicoccus furentiruminis DNA window includes the following coding sequences:
- a CDS encoding aldehyde dehydrogenase encodes MQTEKIQELVTGQHHFFASGATLDVNTRLQYLRKLRAAIRSHEAELNEALRKDLGKSASESYMCEVGLALSELTHMLRHTRRYAAEKRVPTPLAQYVSRSFVKPSPCGTVLIMSPWNYPVLLTLDPLIDAVAAGNTAVVKPSAYSPASGAVLAEMIGEVFPKEYAAVITGGRAENQALLDQPFDKIFFTGSQAVGREVLRHAAERLTPAVLELGGKSPCVVDESANLSLAARRIVWGKFLNCGQTCVAPDYILCQESVKPALLEALVREIRRQFGADPLKRVSYGHIVSEKHFDRLMGLIDPAKVIFEGRNDRSALRIEPTVLDGVTWEDAVMQEEIFGPVLPVLTYEKIGDVPAMLADRPKPLALYIFSENRAHCRMLTEVCRFGGGCINDTVIHLATSAMGFGGVGESGMGSYHGRRGFEAFSHRKSIVDKKTWMDLPMRYQPYTALHDRLIRMFIH; translated from the coding sequence ATGCAGACGGAAAAGATACAGGAACTGGTGACCGGACAGCATCATTTTTTTGCGTCGGGCGCGACGCTGGACGTGAATACGCGGCTTCAGTATCTGCGGAAGCTCAGGGCGGCGATCCGCTCGCATGAAGCGGAGCTGAATGAAGCGCTGCGGAAGGATCTCGGAAAGAGCGCGTCGGAAAGTTATATGTGCGAGGTCGGACTGGCGCTGTCGGAGCTGACGCATATGCTGCGGCATACCCGGCGCTATGCGGCGGAAAAGCGGGTGCCGACGCCGCTGGCGCAGTATGTGTCCCGGTCCTTCGTGAAGCCCTCTCCCTGCGGAACGGTGCTGATCATGAGCCCCTGGAACTATCCGGTGCTGCTGACGCTGGATCCGCTGATCGACGCGGTGGCGGCGGGCAATACGGCGGTCGTGAAGCCGAGCGCCTATTCGCCGGCTTCGGGCGCAGTACTGGCGGAGATGATCGGGGAGGTGTTTCCGAAAGAGTATGCGGCGGTGATCACAGGCGGACGCGCAGAGAATCAGGCTCTTCTTGATCAGCCCTTTGACAAGATCTTTTTCACGGGAAGTCAGGCCGTTGGCCGGGAGGTGCTGCGGCATGCGGCGGAACGGCTGACACCGGCCGTCCTTGAGCTCGGCGGAAAGAGTCCCTGCGTGGTGGATGAGAGCGCGAATCTTTCCCTGGCCGCGCGCAGGATTGTATGGGGGAAATTTCTGAACTGCGGCCAGACCTGCGTGGCGCCGGATTATATTCTCTGTCAGGAAAGCGTGAAGCCGGCGCTTCTGGAAGCGCTTGTGAGGGAAATACGCAGGCAGTTCGGCGCGGATCCGCTCAAACGGGTATCGTACGGTCATATTGTCAGCGAAAAACACTTCGACCGTCTGATGGGACTCATCGATCCGGCGAAGGTGATCTTCGAAGGCCGGAACGACCGGTCCGCGCTCCGGATCGAGCCGACGGTCCTTGACGGTGTGACGTGGGAGGACGCCGTCATGCAGGAGGAGATTTTCGGGCCGGTTCTCCCGGTTCTGACGTATGAGAAGATCGGAGATGTGCCGGCTATGCTGGCGGACCGCCCGAAGCCGCTTGCATTATATATTTTCTCAGAGAACCGGGCGCACTGCAGGATGCTGACGGAGGTCTGCCGTTTCGGCGGCGGCTGCATTAATGACACGGTGATCCATCTCGCGACCAGCGCGATGGGATTCGGAGGCGTCGGCGAGAGCGGGATGGGCAGCTATCACGGGCGGCGCGGATTCGAGGCGTTTTCTCACAGGAAAAGCATCGTCGACAAGAAAACATGGATGGATCTTCCGATGCGGTATCAGCCGTACACAGCGCTGCATGACCGGCTGATCCGGATGTTCATTCACTGA
- a CDS encoding MIP/aquaporin family protein: MKKYIAEFIGTAVLVTFGCGTAMLAGCDPSAGTGYLLTALAFGLSIVAEAYCIGNISGCHVNPAVSLGVFLNGGMKGKDLIGYWIAQVLGAAAGSFLLKAIFEMGGVKDQTGAFGANGLAGVNGSAGAGFLVELVLTFVFVLTVLGVTSKKAGHGSFAGLVIGLTLTFVHILGIGLTGTSVNPARSVGPALAALTQGNAQPAGCLWIFILAPMLGGALAACVWRFLDSDRA; the protein is encoded by the coding sequence ATGAAGAAGTATATCGCCGAGTTTATCGGTACGGCGGTTCTCGTTACCTTTGGCTGCGGTACGGCGATGCTGGCCGGCTGCGATCCGTCGGCCGGAACCGGCTATCTGCTGACGGCGCTCGCATTCGGACTGTCGATCGTCGCGGAGGCGTACTGTATCGGCAACATCTCCGGCTGCCATGTCAATCCGGCTGTTTCGCTCGGCGTCTTTCTGAACGGCGGGATGAAGGGGAAGGATCTCATCGGCTACTGGATCGCACAGGTGCTCGGAGCGGCGGCCGGAAGTTTCCTGCTCAAGGCCATCTTTGAGATGGGCGGCGTGAAGGACCAGACGGGAGCATTCGGAGCCAACGGGCTGGCCGGTGTCAACGGATCGGCGGGGGCCGGTTTCCTCGTGGAACTGGTTCTGACGTTCGTCTTCGTCCTGACCGTTCTGGGTGTGACGTCGAAGAAAGCCGGCCACGGTTCCTTTGCCGGTCTGGTGATCGGCCTGACACTGACCTTCGTTCATATCCTCGGGATCGGTCTGACCGGAACATCCGTCAACCCGGCGCGGTCCGTCGGACCGGCGCTGGCGGCGCTGACGCAGGGGAATGCCCAGCCGGCAGGCTGCCTCTGGATCTTCATTCTGGCACCGATGCTCGGCGGCGCGCTGGCGGCCTGTGTCTGGCGCTTCCTTGATTCAGACCGCGCCTGA
- a CDS encoding glycosyltransferase, with protein MNILHYSLGFPPYRTGGLTKFCTDLMKEQVKEGDQVSLLWPGEIRLSGGHTKIRKRRSLDGIASFEVMNPAPVSYDEGIVAISAFTIQGDLKVYEQFLQSVRPEVVHIHTLMGLHRNLLAAAKKMGIRTVFTAHDFFPICPKVTLFRDGMICPDADTCASCPGCNMTALSLRKIQVLQSPAYRILKDSPIVKKLRKGHRDEYLSGQAAVGGKPIRTAEDYRKLREYYRSLLDLMDMIHYNSSVTRAVYEQYMGGRKSILIPITHGDIQDHRKKKKSGRPIRFTYLSAQSAAKGYFVLKSVLDELWKERQDFELNVFFKPTEDAPYIRQHERYDYAQLERIMDHTDVLIQPSVWNETFGYTVIEALSYGVPVIVSDHVGAKDVIPEGAGEVVSSKDELLAALKNLSAAQLEKMNAVILAKFHVTTMQSFNEALLDAIGAPGV; from the coding sequence TTGAATATACTGCATTATTCGCTTGGCTTTCCGCCGTATCGCACCGGAGGTCTTACAAAGTTCTGTACGGATCTGATGAAGGAGCAGGTAAAGGAGGGCGATCAGGTATCGCTTCTCTGGCCGGGAGAGATCCGGTTATCCGGCGGACACACGAAAATCAGGAAGCGCAGGAGTCTTGACGGCATTGCCAGTTTCGAGGTCATGAACCCTGCGCCTGTTTCCTATGATGAGGGCATTGTTGCTATATCCGCGTTCACGATCCAGGGTGATCTGAAGGTCTATGAGCAGTTCCTTCAATCGGTACGCCCGGAAGTGGTTCATATCCATACTCTGATGGGACTACACAGGAATCTTCTTGCGGCAGCAAAGAAGATGGGGATCAGGACCGTGTTCACCGCGCATGATTTCTTTCCGATCTGTCCCAAGGTGACGCTGTTCAGGGATGGCATGATTTGCCCGGATGCCGATACCTGCGCCAGCTGTCCCGGATGCAATATGACGGCGCTGTCGCTCAGGAAGATTCAGGTGCTGCAGAGTCCGGCATATCGAATTCTGAAGGACAGTCCGATTGTGAAGAAGCTTCGCAAAGGTCACCGCGATGAGTATCTGAGCGGACAGGCAGCAGTCGGAGGGAAACCGATCCGGACAGCGGAGGATTACCGGAAGCTTCGGGAATACTACAGAAGCCTTCTGGATCTGATGGACATGATCCATTACAACAGTTCTGTGACCAGAGCGGTATATGAGCAATACATGGGCGGGAGAAAGAGCATACTGATTCCGATCACCCATGGAGACATACAGGATCACAGGAAAAAGAAAAAATCCGGCAGACCGATCCGGTTCACCTATTTATCCGCCCAGAGCGCCGCAAAGGGGTACTTTGTTCTGAAAAGTGTCCTTGATGAACTATGGAAAGAAAGACAGGACTTCGAACTGAACGTGTTCTTTAAACCAACGGAAGATGCCCCTTACATCCGGCAGCATGAACGATATGATTACGCACAGCTGGAACGCATCATGGATCATACCGATGTCCTGATTCAGCCCAGTGTGTGGAATGAGACCTTTGGATACACCGTGATCGAGGCACTGAGTTATGGCGTTCCGGTCATCGTGAGCGATCACGTCGGAGCGAAAGATGTGATTCCGGAGGGAGCGGGGGAAGTGGTTTCTTCGAAGGACGAACTTCTGGCGGCGCTGAAAAATCTTTCTGCTGCACAGCTTGAAAAGATGAATGCAGTGATTCTGGCGAAATTTCATGTTACGACCATGCAATCCTTCAATGAGGCGCTGCTGGATGCGATCGGAGCGCCCGGTGTCTGA
- a CDS encoding glutathione peroxidase, with the protein MNIYDYSVTTPDNKALSLSEYKGKVMLIVNTATGCGFTPQYKDLEALYEKYHDQGLEIIDIPCNQFAGQTPGTDEEIHEFCTLKYNTQFPQMKKSDVNGENQLPLYAYLKSQQGFEGFGTGAKALAMSALLKKIDADYKHNPDIKWNFTKFLVDREGRVVRRFEPTESMKHVDEAVAQLV; encoded by the coding sequence ATGAACATTTATGATTATTCCGTTACAACGCCGGACAATAAAGCGCTCTCTCTTTCCGAGTACAAAGGAAAGGTTATGCTGATCGTGAACACCGCGACCGGCTGCGGCTTCACACCGCAGTACAAGGATCTCGAAGCCCTCTACGAGAAGTACCACGATCAGGGGCTCGAGATCATCGACATTCCCTGCAATCAGTTCGCCGGCCAGACGCCGGGCACCGATGAGGAAATTCACGAATTCTGCACGCTGAAGTACAACACGCAGTTTCCGCAGATGAAGAAATCCGATGTCAACGGAGAAAACCAGCTGCCGCTCTACGCTTACCTCAAGAGCCAGCAGGGATTCGAAGGCTTCGGTACGGGCGCGAAGGCGCTGGCGATGAGCGCGCTTCTGAAGAAGATCGACGCGGATTACAAACACAATCCGGACATCAAATGGAATTTCACAAAGTTTCTCGTCGACCGCGAGGGCCGCGTCGTCCGCCGCTTCGAGCCGACGGAAAGCATGAAGCATGTGGATGAGGCCGTAGCGCAGCTTGTCTGA
- a CDS encoding precorrin-8X methylmutase — MEKIEFVAPMDIEKRSMQIIGEELNRRGIHLDPEEDPVVRRAIHTSADFDYAENLVFSEQAVSRLREALAAGADIVTDTEMARAGISKKTLEKFGGRVHCFMSDPDVAEEARARGVTRATVSMEKAARLPGRCLFAIGNAPTALIRLDEMIREGTLQPAGIIGVPVGFVNVVEAKELILKVSSVPYIVARGRKGGSNIAAAVCNALLYGMPGVKRS, encoded by the coding sequence ATGGAAAAAATCGAATTTGTGGCACCGATGGACATCGAAAAGAGAAGCATGCAGATCATCGGCGAGGAACTGAACCGCCGCGGCATCCATCTTGATCCGGAGGAGGATCCGGTGGTCCGCAGGGCGATCCATACATCGGCGGACTTCGACTACGCGGAAAATCTGGTGTTCTCGGAGCAGGCCGTTTCGCGTCTCCGGGAGGCGCTGGCCGCCGGAGCGGATATCGTGACGGATACGGAGATGGCCCGGGCAGGAATCAGCAAAAAGACGCTGGAGAAGTTCGGCGGCCGGGTACACTGCTTCATGAGCGACCCGGACGTGGCGGAGGAAGCCCGCGCGCGCGGCGTGACACGCGCGACGGTCAGCATGGAGAAGGCCGCGCGCCTTCCCGGCCGCTGCCTCTTCGCGATCGGAAACGCGCCCACCGCTCTGATCCGGCTTGATGAGATGATCCGGGAAGGAACCCTTCAGCCGGCAGGCATCATCGGCGTGCCGGTGGGGTTCGTGAATGTCGTGGAGGCAAAAGAACTGATCCTGAAGGTTTCGTCCGTGCCGTATATCGTCGCGCGCGGACGCAAGGGCGGGAGCAACATCGCGGCGGCTGTATGCAACGCGTTGCTGTACGGCATGCCGGGCGTGAAGCGGAGCTGA
- a CDS encoding cob(I)yrinic acid a,c-diamide adenosyltransferase, with translation MIEIYEGDGKGKTTAAVGLAVRAAGRGVPVLFAQFLKDGSSGEVRILRTLPEVTVMEPDVFYGFVSRMSGQEKARTKESYGRLFAEIRGWTAAFGKDSVPAEKAGRTEENGPDGTDLTGAANDSREAEIRALVVLDEALHAVRYGFLSEDEMLDWLQSLPEDIEAVLTGRNPTERLVNAADYISEIRKKKHPFDWGVTARSGVEL, from the coding sequence GTGATCGAGATTTATGAAGGAGACGGAAAGGGAAAGACGACAGCGGCCGTGGGACTTGCCGTGCGCGCCGCGGGACGCGGCGTACCGGTGCTGTTCGCTCAGTTCCTGAAGGACGGAAGCTCCGGGGAAGTGCGGATCCTGCGCACACTGCCGGAGGTGACGGTCATGGAGCCGGATGTATTTTACGGATTCGTCTCCCGGATGAGCGGGCAGGAGAAAGCGCGGACAAAGGAGTCGTACGGGAGACTTTTCGCGGAAATACGCGGCTGGACAGCCGCGTTCGGGAAGGACTCCGTGCCGGCGGAGAAAGCAGGCCGGACTGAAGAAAACGGGCCGGACGGAACGGATCTGACCGGCGCGGCGAACGATTCGCGGGAGGCGGAGATCCGCGCGCTCGTCGTGCTGGACGAAGCGCTGCACGCGGTCCGGTACGGATTCCTGTCCGAGGATGAGATGCTGGACTGGCTTCAGTCTCTGCCGGAGGACATCGAGGCGGTGCTCACCGGCCGCAATCCGACGGAGCGGCTGGTGAACGCGGCGGATTATATATCGGAAATCAGAAAGAAAAAACACCCCTTTGACTGGGGCGTGACGGCGCGCAGCGGCGTGGAACTGTGA
- a CDS encoding cobyric acid synthase: protein MAAKAIMVQGTMSNAGKSLLAAGLCRIFHEDGYRVAPFKSQNMALNSFITKEGLEMGRAQVVQAEAAGIEPSVRMNPILLKPTTDMGSQVIVMGRPVGNMEAREYFSRKKSFVPQILEAYRSLAAENDIIVIEGAGSPAEINLKTDDIVNMGMARMADAPVLLAGDIDRGGVFAQLYGTVALLPKEEQDRIAGLVINKFRGDPSLLDSGLKELTRLTGKPVLGVVPYMQIHLDDEDSLSSTLSDGIGTDKGRKPLLDLAVIRLPKISNFTDFQAFFTDPDVEVRYVSSPSELGTPDAVILPGTKSTIQDLLWLRSSGLENEIRRAVGRGSFLFGICGGYQMMGLKISDPTGAEWEGEIDGMRILNEVTVFSPDKTMRQYTGRTHFAIPALSDRKITGYEVHMGRTSAVDPASFSDGNAAGARLHAGAEETDMEPGSGKGTSGRSLVSGSTADAAGTYVHGIFDEEDFRDAFLGYLASRKGIRREDGGQSWKAYKEEQMKILSSTLRKALDMDTIYRLVR, encoded by the coding sequence ATGGCAGCGAAAGCAATCATGGTGCAGGGCACGATGTCAAACGCCGGCAAGAGTCTGCTGGCGGCGGGACTTTGCCGGATCTTTCATGAGGACGGCTATCGGGTGGCGCCGTTCAAGTCCCAGAATATGGCGCTTAACTCCTTCATCACGAAGGAAGGGCTGGAGATGGGACGCGCCCAGGTGGTGCAGGCCGAGGCCGCGGGCATCGAGCCGTCGGTCCGGATGAACCCGATTCTGCTCAAGCCGACGACGGATATGGGTTCTCAGGTGATCGTGATGGGCCGGCCGGTCGGCAATATGGAGGCCCGCGAGTACTTCAGCAGAAAGAAGTCCTTCGTGCCGCAGATTCTGGAGGCATACCGGTCGCTTGCCGCCGAAAATGACATCATCGTCATCGAAGGAGCCGGCAGCCCGGCCGAGATCAATCTGAAGACGGACGACATCGTCAATATGGGGATGGCCCGGATGGCGGACGCGCCGGTGCTGCTGGCCGGAGACATCGACCGGGGCGGCGTCTTCGCCCAGCTCTACGGGACGGTGGCGCTGCTGCCGAAGGAGGAGCAGGACCGGATCGCCGGACTCGTGATCAATAAATTCCGAGGCGACCCGTCGCTTCTCGACAGCGGCTTAAAGGAACTGACGCGTCTGACCGGGAAGCCGGTGCTGGGCGTGGTGCCCTACATGCAGATCCATCTGGACGACGAGGATTCGCTTTCCTCGACGCTCTCGGACGGTATCGGGACGGATAAGGGCCGGAAGCCGCTTCTGGATCTGGCGGTCATCCGTCTCCCGAAGATCTCGAATTTTACCGATTTTCAGGCGTTCTTTACGGATCCGGATGTCGAGGTCCGCTACGTCTCCTCTCCGTCGGAGCTGGGGACGCCGGACGCGGTGATCCTTCCGGGGACGAAGAGCACGATTCAGGACCTTCTCTGGCTCCGTTCCTCCGGTCTTGAGAACGAGATCCGCAGGGCGGTCGGGCGCGGCAGCTTCCTCTTCGGGATCTGCGGCGGCTACCAGATGATGGGACTTAAGATTTCGGATCCCACGGGCGCGGAGTGGGAAGGCGAGATCGACGGAATGAGGATTCTCAACGAGGTGACGGTCTTCTCGCCGGACAAGACGATGCGGCAGTACACCGGTCGCACGCATTTCGCGATCCCCGCGCTTTCGGACCGGAAGATCACGGGCTACGAGGTGCACATGGGCCGGACGAGCGCGGTGGACCCGGCTTCGTTTTCCGATGGAAATGCAGCCGGCGCCCGTCTTCATGCGGGGGCCGAAGAGACGGACATGGAACCCGGAAGCGGGAAAGGAACGTCCGGACGCAGCCTCGTCAGCGGCAGCACAGCCGACGCGGCCGGCACCTATGTGCACGGCATCTTTGATGAGGAGGATTTCCGGGATGCGTTCCTCGGCTATCTGGCGTCGAGGAAGGGAATACGGCGCGAGGACGGAGGGCAGAGCTGGAAGGCGTACAAGGAGGAACAGATGAAGATCCTTTCCTCCACGCTCCGCAAAGCCCTTGACATGGACACGATTTACCGGCTGGTCCGGTGA
- a CDS encoding pyridoxal phosphate-dependent aminotransferase, which yields MINDKERHGGDVYRRHISMDFSICLNPLGMPRSVIEAAQAGAAVSGRYPDPECLALREKLAVWLTGRTGETVEPDMILPGNGAAELIYALCAAVRPREVLVLRPGFTEYARAAQIGGSRVRFIELDEAAGYALPSQPEDWIGPDTDAVFLCNPNNPTGYACSGEEMRNWAGVCHAKGVRLIVDECFLPFLEDEKERTMLRSLRQFPNVLVLRAFTKIFSMAGLRLGYAVSDDVEFLESIRERMQPWNVSIPAQMAGEAAIGRPEEAAAYLDATRKLVRTERAYLKEELERGLAAKVYPGTANFLLFRAPADLRKRLIREGILIRSFTNAEGPGAGCFRIGIRKHIDNQRLIDVMTELRATKEPDPGSMLF from the coding sequence ATGATCAACGATAAGGAACGCCACGGCGGAGACGTCTACCGCCGTCATATTTCAATGGATTTCTCTATTTGTCTCAATCCGCTCGGGATGCCCCGTTCCGTGATCGAGGCGGCGCAGGCCGGCGCCGCCGTCTCGGGACGCTACCCCGATCCGGAGTGCCTCGCGCTCCGGGAGAAGCTGGCCGTCTGGCTGACCGGCCGGACGGGAGAGACGGTTGAGCCGGATATGATTCTGCCTGGGAACGGGGCCGCGGAGCTGATCTATGCGCTCTGCGCGGCGGTGCGGCCGCGCGAGGTGCTCGTGCTTCGCCCCGGGTTCACGGAGTATGCCCGGGCCGCGCAGATCGGGGGAAGCCGCGTCCGCTTCATCGAGCTCGATGAAGCCGCCGGCTACGCGCTGCCTTCGCAGCCGGAGGACTGGATCGGACCGGACACGGACGCCGTTTTTCTCTGCAACCCGAACAATCCCACCGGGTATGCCTGCTCCGGAGAGGAGATGCGGAACTGGGCCGGCGTCTGTCACGCGAAGGGCGTGCGGCTGATCGTCGACGAATGCTTTCTGCCGTTTCTCGAGGATGAGAAGGAGCGGACGATGCTCCGTTCGCTTCGTCAGTTTCCGAACGTGCTGGTGCTGCGGGCGTTTACCAAGATCTTTTCGATGGCGGGACTGCGTCTGGGGTACGCGGTGAGCGACGACGTGGAGTTTCTCGAAAGCATCCGGGAGCGGATGCAGCCCTGGAATGTGTCGATCCCGGCGCAGATGGCGGGCGAGGCGGCGATCGGACGGCCCGAAGAGGCGGCCGCCTATCTCGACGCGACCAGAAAACTGGTCCGGACAGAGCGCGCGTATCTGAAGGAGGAGCTGGAGCGGGGCCTTGCGGCGAAGGTGTATCCGGGCACGGCGAATTTCCTGCTCTTCCGCGCACCGGCCGATCTTCGGAAGCGGCTGATCCGGGAGGGCATCCTGATCCGGTCCTTCACGAACGCCGAGGGACCGGGAGCCGGCTGCTTCCGTATCGGAATAAGAAAGCATATCGATAACCAGCGGCTGATCGACGTGATGACGGAGCTTCGCGCGACGAAGGAACCGGACCCCGGCAGCATGCTGTTCTGA
- the cbiB gene encoding adenosylcobinamide-phosphate synthase CbiB — MTDLGTRALVLACGAALDLILGDPRKLWHPVIGFGWLISRFETLLFRIFRLSGEPEADRGRKRAAGALLTVLVLTVAAAAYFALRFLLGLTGPALPLLLDVIVTWQMLAMTSLRRAAEDVRRPLAAGDTEAARRAVSMVVGRDTASLTAEGITKAAVETVAENASDGVIAPLFYLFLFGPAGGWVYKCINTMDSMIGYRNDRYRYFGTAAARLDDAANFLPSRLAALAIVAGAWLLEKAGRRGSGGAAAGGFTGYDAANAWRIHRRDRFNHPSPNSAQTESAVAGALHIRLAGDAWYFGVLHHKPTQGDADRPVEPEDIRRTEHLMEAAAGLVFAAGELILMAISLALM, encoded by the coding sequence ATGACGGATCTGGGCACAAGAGCGCTGGTTCTCGCCTGCGGGGCGGCGCTGGATCTGATCTTGGGAGATCCCCGGAAACTCTGGCATCCGGTGATCGGCTTCGGCTGGCTGATCAGCCGTTTCGAGACGCTGCTGTTCCGGATTTTCCGGCTGAGCGGCGAACCGGAGGCGGACCGCGGGCGGAAGAGAGCGGCCGGCGCTCTGCTGACGGTTCTGGTTCTCACGGTCGCGGCGGCGGCCTATTTTGCGCTCCGCTTTCTTCTCGGTCTGACCGGCCCGGCGCTTCCGCTTCTGCTCGACGTCATCGTCACATGGCAGATGCTGGCGATGACCTCGCTGAGACGGGCCGCGGAGGATGTCCGCCGGCCTCTTGCAGCGGGCGATACGGAAGCGGCGAGAAGGGCGGTCTCGATGGTGGTGGGGCGGGACACCGCCTCCCTGACCGCGGAAGGCATCACGAAGGCAGCGGTTGAGACGGTGGCGGAAAACGCCTCCGACGGCGTGATCGCGCCGCTCTTCTATCTGTTCCTGTTCGGCCCTGCGGGCGGATGGGTTTACAAGTGCATCAACACGATGGATTCGATGATCGGTTACCGGAATGACCGGTACCGGTACTTCGGCACGGCGGCCGCCCGGCTTGACGACGCGGCGAATTTTCTGCCCTCCCGTCTCGCCGCCCTGGCGATCGTGGCGGGCGCGTGGCTCCTTGAAAAAGCCGGCCGCCGCGGATCCGGCGGGGCCGCGGCCGGCGGATTCACCGGCTATGACGCGGCGAATGCGTGGCGGATCCACAGAAGGGACCGCTTCAACCATCCGAGTCCCAATTCGGCCCAGACCGAGTCGGCCGTTGCCGGCGCGCTGCATATCCGGCTGGCCGGTGACGCGTGGTACTTCGGCGTGCTGCATCACAAGCCGACGCAGGGCGATGCGGACCGTCCGGTGGAGCCGGAGGATATCCGGCGGACGGAGCATCTGATGGAAGCGGCCGCGGGACTCGTCTTCGCGGCCGGAGAACTCATCCTGATGGCCATATCGCTTGCATTGATGTAA
- a CDS encoding bifunctional adenosylcobinamide kinase/adenosylcobinamide-phosphate guanylyltransferase, producing the protein MILIIGGAAEGKSVYATEHFPGCPVMDDYQDRVRSQLAAGLDPLKEAERLLADSPSDLVVVTNEIGCGLVPVDAEEREWREASGRVNCLLAERASRVIRVVCGIGLVLKEKSETDRPGNEAVPVILIRHGAVPGNLEGRYVGTTDEPLLPGEAERIRAGWADIEGQPVRALVTSSLRRTKETAAALFPGVRQTEVPDLDECRFGRFEYRNYKELDGDPDYQRYIDSGGQTAFPGGESRADFTDRCAGAFLRVMDRFADGQAGGPVVFVVHGGTVMAVLERYGRPGRDYFDWRCGNGCGYFAVWDRKRRILTDIRERRLGGT; encoded by the coding sequence ATGATACTGATTATCGGGGGCGCGGCAGAAGGAAAAAGCGTCTATGCCACGGAACATTTCCCGGGCTGCCCGGTCATGGACGACTATCAGGACCGGGTGCGTTCCCAGCTGGCGGCCGGTCTTGATCCCCTGAAGGAGGCGGAACGGCTGCTGGCGGATAGCCCGTCCGACCTTGTGGTCGTGACGAACGAGATCGGCTGCGGACTGGTGCCGGTGGACGCGGAGGAACGGGAATGGAGGGAGGCTTCCGGCCGCGTGAACTGTCTGCTGGCCGAACGCGCGTCCCGGGTGATCCGTGTGGTCTGTGGCATCGGGCTTGTTCTGAAGGAAAAAAGCGAGACGGACAGGCCGGGGAATGAGGCAGTACCGGTGATTCTCATCCGGCACGGAGCTGTTCCGGGCAATCTGGAGGGACGCTATGTCGGTACGACCGACGAGCCGCTGCTTCCGGGGGAGGCGGAGAGGATCCGCGCCGGATGGGCGGACATCGAAGGGCAGCCGGTCCGGGCTCTGGTCACCAGCTCGCTGAGGCGGACGAAGGAGACCGCCGCGGCCTTGTTTCCGGGCGTGAGGCAGACAGAGGTTCCGGATCTTGATGAATGCCGTTTCGGACGCTTCGAGTACCGGAACTATAAGGAGCTGGACGGTGATCCGGACTATCAGCGCTACATCGATTCCGGAGGCCAGACGGCCTTTCCGGGCGGAGAAAGCCGCGCGGATTTCACGGACCGGTGCGCCGGCGCCTTTCTCCGCGTCATGGATCGTTTCGCGGACGGACAGGCGGGCGGGCCGGTCGTCTTCGTCGTGCACGGCGGCACGGTGATGGCAGTGCTCGAACGGTACGGAAGGCCGGGACGGGACTATTTTGACTGGCGGTGCGGCAACGGATGCGGCTATTTTGCGGTCTGGGACAGGAAAAGGCGGATTCTGACTGACATCAGGGAAAGGAGACTCGGCGGAACGTGA